The Longimicrobium sp. DNA segment CCCGCATCGTGCGCGAAGTGGTCGCCGCCGGCTTCGAGGTGATCCCCATCCCCGGAGCCTCCGCGCTCCTCGCTGCGCTCGTGGCCTCCGGCGTCGAGGCGGACACCTTCACCTTCGTCGGCTTCCCGCCGCGCAAGGGTCCCGAGCGCGCCGAGCTGCTGGAGGAGGTCGCCTCGTCGCGGCGCGCATCGGTGCTCTACGAGTCGCCCAACCGCGTCGCCAAGCTCCTCGCGGACATCGCCGAAGCGGCGGGCGCGGATCGCCGCGTGGCCGTCGCGCGCGAGCTCACCAAGATGCACGAGGAGTTCTTTCGCGGCACCGCCTCCGAAGGCGCCGCGCACTTCTCGGCCGGCGAGGTGCTGGGCGAGATCGTCGTCGTCGTCGCGGGCCGAACCGTCGATGCTCCCGCCGAGGGAGCCGTGGACGAGCTCGCGGCGCGCTCGATGGCGGACGCCCTTCTCGCTCAGGGCCAGTCGCCCAGCGGGATCGCGAAGGAGCTGCGCAGGCGCCTGGGCATCGCCCGCAACGACGCCTACCGCATCGCCCAGGAAGCCGCCGGCGAGTAGCCCACCCCCCCGAGGCCCACCCATGCGCGTTTTCCATCTCGCCACATTCGCCGCGACCTGCCTTTCGGCCGCGGCGTGCGACCCGACCTACTGTTCGGAGGTGTACGGCACCGTGCGGACCGCCGCCGGCCAGCCCGCGCCGGACAGCACCAAGATCATGTTCTACATCGGCCCCCCGCCGCCGGATACGGCGTCGTTCGCGCACGTGCTGGATTCGACCTACACGAGAGCGGGCGGCGAGTACGAAAAGGACTTCCGCCTGTTCATCATGAGCCTCTCCTCCATCGGCATCCGCACCCTGGGCACGGATACCCTCGCGCGCATCCGCAGCAGCACGCGGTGCGGGCGTCCGCCGCGCACCCGCGTGGACCTGGTCGGCGCGCCGGGGCGGTAGGAGAGGCGTCGCGGGAGGCCGCACGGCGGCTCATGCGCAAGGGCACAAACAAAAACGCAGGGCCCCCTGGAATACGAGATTCCAGGGGGCCCTGCAGTCCCGGGGAGATGCCTCTCGGCAGAGGTCCCTGGGCTCCGTCTCTAACGTAAAGGGAGGGTGAGCAAAATGCAAGGCGCGGATCCGGAAGCGGTAGAGTTGCTCTCGCGTGACCGGCTCGAGGGCTTCCGTGACCGGCGGGACGACACGGACAAGCTCCTGATCGGTCGCTACCTGTTGAACGCCGCCGTCGCGGAGGCGCTGCATCCGCTATTGCACGCGGTAGAGGTAATCCTGCGGAACCGCGTCAACGAAGCCGTTTCCGCACGGTATCCAATCGACTCCGATGCTCCGGGCGAGTACCTGGATTATCCCTCCTGGCTCGACGCGGTGAACGGTCCTCTGACCCCTTCTCACCGCAAGCACGTCGACGAGGCGAAAGCCAAAGTCTTCAAAGAGCTGCGGAGGCGGTACGGGCCGGGCGCCGCTTCGGCGCGGCGGATGCGGACGCCCGGCCGCTTGGTTGGAGCGCTCCCGTTCGGATTCTGGGTGTACCTCTTCGACCCGGAGTACTCCGGTACGCGGAGTTCACCGGGGAGCCTCTGGCCTGACCTCCTCCCCGAGGTGTTTCCCCATAAGCGGAACGTGTCGATCGGCGAGATTCGCAGCCGTCTGCGCCGATTCCTGGTTCTGCGGAACCGGGTGATGCACCACGAGCGTATCTACCCGTACACCGAGGGCAAGGGACTACCCTGGGACCCGACCGCAATCCGCGCCAACATCGTGGAGACGCTTTCATGGATGAGCCCGAGAGCCGCGGAACTGGTTGGCCACTTCGAACGGGTACCGGAAGTCATGCATCCGCTGAACCTCCGTTACCTGCGATGGGTGCCCTGGAGGTTCTGATCGTTCGCGAGGCCGGGTCGGAGCCTGCGGTCCCCTCCGCGGCTACCTTTCGGTTTTCGCCCCTGCCGCGTAGATTGCACCGGTTTACACACCCGGAAGTCCGCGCAACCGGCAGCCGCATGGCCGCCATTTCTACATAGAGCCAGATGGAACGGTACTTCGACGACAACCACCTGATGATTCGCGACATGGTGCGCGAGTTCGCCAGGAACGAGATCGCGCCCGTCGCGGGGGAGATGGACCAGAAGTCAGAGTTTCCGTGGGAGAACGTCAAGAAGATGTCGGAGCTGGGCCTGCTGGGCGTGCCCTGGCCGGAGGAGCTGGGGGGTGCCGGGATGGACGGGATCGCGTACATGATCACCATCCACGAGCTCGCCCGGGTGGACGCGTCACACGCCATCACCGTGTCGGCGCACACCACACTGGGCACCTCGCCCATTATGTCGTTCGGTACGCAGGAGCAGAAGGAGCGGTTCGTGCCGTTCCTCGCCAGCGGGCAGGTGCTGGGCGGCTTCGGGCTCACCGAGCCGGGCGCGGGGTCGGACGCGGGAGGGACGCAGACCACTGCCGTGAAGACGGACGGCGGGTGGATCCTGAACGGGAGCAAGATCTTCATCACGCACGCGGGCGTCGGCGAGGTCTTCGTGGCCACCGCCGTCACGGATCGTGAGAAGGGGTCCAAGGGTATCACCTCCTTCATCGTCACCAAGCCCACGACCGACATGGAGCGGGCGCGCGAGGTGGGGGTGGGGCACTCGGACGAGCTCCAGTTCATCGAAGGGGTGCGGGCGGGGAAGAAGGAGGACAAGATGGGGTGGCGCGCTTCGGACACCCGCGAGCTGGTGTTCGAGGACGCGTTCGTGCCGGACGAGAACGTGCTGGGGGAGCCCGGGATGGGCTTCATCAACTTCATGAAGACGCTGGATGCGGGCCGCATCGGCATCGGCGCGCTTTCGCTCGGCATCGCCGAGGGCGCGTACGAAGAGGCGGTGAAGTACGCCAGCGAGAGGAAGCAGTTCGGAAAGTCGATCGCGGAGTTCCAGGGCCTCCAGTTCATGCTGGCGGACATGGCGACCGAGATCGAAGCGGCCAAGCACCTGGTCTACAACGCGGCCTGGCTCAAGGAGCAGGGGAAGCCCTACTCCAAGGAAGCCTCCATGGCCAAGCTGTTCGCCTCCGAGGTCGCCATGCGCGTGACCACGAAGGCGGTGCAGGTGCACGGCGGCTAC contains these protein-coding regions:
- a CDS encoding SAM-dependent methyltransferase, producing the protein RIVREVVAAGFEVIPIPGASALLAALVASGVEADTFTFVGFPPRKGPERAELLEEVASSRRASVLYESPNRVAKLLADIAEAAGADRRVAVARELTKMHEEFFRGTASEGAAHFSAGEVLGEIVVVVAGRTVDAPAEGAVDELAARSMADALLAQGQSPSGIAKELRRRLGIARNDAYRIAQEAAGE
- a CDS encoding acyl-CoA dehydrogenase, yielding MERYFDDNHLMIRDMVREFARNEIAPVAGEMDQKSEFPWENVKKMSELGLLGVPWPEELGGAGMDGIAYMITIHELARVDASHAITVSAHTTLGTSPIMSFGTQEQKERFVPFLASGQVLGGFGLTEPGAGSDAGGTQTTAVKTDGGWILNGSKIFITHAGVGEVFVATAVTDREKGSKGITSFIVTKPTTDMERAREVGVGHSDELQFIEGVRAGKKEDKMGWRASDTRELVFEDAFVPDENVLGEPGMGFINFMKTLDAGRIGIGALSLGIAEGAYEEAVKYASERKQFGKSIAEFQGLQFMLADMATEIEAAKHLVYNAAWLKEQGKPYSKEASMAKLFASEVAMRVTTKAVQVHGGYGYTKEYPVERMMRDAKICEIGEGTSEIQRMVIARHILRELSA